A single genomic interval of Methyloceanibacter caenitepidi harbors:
- a CDS encoding S49 family peptidase, translated as MTVLKSLLPKSWTKSRPLVPVLRFSGPIGMSSPFKQELSLPTVAAAIDKAFGMRGAKAVAIQINSPGGAAVQSTLIHKRIRALAEEKDLKVYTFCEDVAASGGYMLSLAGDEIYADQSSIVGSIGVIAAGFGFPGLMEKIGVERRVYTAGKSKDTLDPFLPEKPADVERIKAIQVDVHEAFIDMVKSRRGGKLTKSDDELFTGAFWSGKVAAELGLIDGLSDLRTKMREVFGEDVRFKLVSTGGGWLRRSKKSVSAGAGGFDLGQWPQGFAADVISAIEARSLWSRFGL; from the coding sequence ATCGGCATGAGTTCTCCGTTCAAGCAGGAACTCTCCCTGCCGACGGTCGCCGCCGCCATCGACAAGGCCTTCGGCATGCGTGGCGCGAAAGCGGTCGCCATTCAGATCAATTCGCCGGGCGGCGCCGCGGTCCAGTCCACGCTGATCCACAAGCGCATTCGTGCCCTCGCCGAGGAAAAGGACCTGAAGGTCTATACCTTCTGCGAGGATGTGGCGGCCTCCGGCGGCTACATGCTGTCGCTCGCGGGCGACGAGATCTATGCGGACCAAAGCTCGATCGTGGGCTCGATCGGCGTGATAGCCGCCGGCTTCGGCTTTCCAGGTCTGATGGAGAAGATCGGCGTGGAGCGCCGCGTGTACACCGCGGGCAAGAGCAAGGATACGCTCGATCCGTTCCTGCCCGAAAAGCCGGCCGATGTGGAACGCATCAAGGCGATTCAGGTCGATGTGCACGAGGCCTTCATCGACATGGTGAAGTCGCGCCGCGGCGGCAAGCTGACGAAGTCCGACGACGAACTCTTCACCGGCGCATTCTGGTCCGGCAAGGTCGCGGCCGAACTCGGTCTCATCGACGGCCTGTCGGACCTGCGCACCAAGATGCGCGAAGTGTTCGGCGAGGATGTCCGGTTCAAGCTCGTCTCCACCGGCGGAGGCTGGCTCCGGCGGAGCAAGAAGTCGGTCTCGGCGGGCGCCGGCGGCTTCGATCTCGGCCAGTGGCCGCAAGGCTTCGCCGCCGACGTGATCTCCGCAATCGAGGCGCGCTCTCTCTGGTCGAGATTCGGGTTGTAG
- a CDS encoding glycine--tRNA ligase subunit alpha — translation MSKQAKSAGKAAAPSFQDLILRLQRFWADQGCVILQPYDMEIGAGTFHPATTLRSLGPKPWRAAYVQPSRRPKDGRYGENPNRLQHYYQFQVILKPSPPDIQDLYLESLYAIGIDPKNHDIRFVEDDWESPTLGAWGLGWEVWCDGMEVSQFTYFQQVGGFDCDPVSGELTYGLERLAMYVQGVDNVYDLNFNGGEGDAKVTYGDIFLQAEQEYSRHNFEHANTAKLFEHFRDAEAECEALLEAGDNGGRHLMVLPAYDQAIKASHIFNLLDARGVISVTERQAYILRVRDLAKACCAAWLKTDAGGASNGAGRG, via the coding sequence ATGTCCAAGCAAGCAAAATCAGCCGGAAAGGCCGCCGCGCCGTCGTTCCAGGACCTCATTCTGAGGCTTCAGCGCTTCTGGGCCGACCAAGGCTGCGTCATCTTGCAGCCCTACGACATGGAGATCGGCGCCGGCACGTTTCACCCGGCCACCACGCTGCGGTCGCTGGGCCCGAAGCCCTGGCGCGCGGCCTATGTGCAGCCGTCGCGCCGGCCCAAGGACGGCCGCTACGGCGAGAACCCGAACCGGCTCCAGCATTATTATCAGTTCCAGGTCATCCTGAAGCCGTCCCCGCCGGACATTCAGGACCTGTATCTGGAGAGCCTCTACGCCATCGGCATCGATCCCAAGAACCACGACATCCGCTTCGTGGAGGATGACTGGGAAAGCCCCACGCTTGGCGCCTGGGGCCTCGGCTGGGAAGTGTGGTGCGACGGCATGGAAGTGTCGCAATTCACCTACTTCCAGCAGGTGGGAGGCTTCGACTGCGATCCGGTCTCCGGCGAACTGACCTACGGTCTCGAGCGCCTGGCGATGTACGTGCAGGGCGTCGACAATGTCTACGACCTCAACTTCAACGGCGGGGAAGGGGACGCCAAGGTCACCTATGGCGACATCTTCCTTCAGGCCGAACAGGAGTACTCCCGGCACAATTTCGAGCACGCCAATACCGCGAAGCTGTTCGAGCATTTCCGCGATGCCGAAGCCGAGTGCGAGGCGCTGCTGGAGGCCGGCGACAACGGTGGGCGGCATTTGATGGTGCTGCCGGCCTACGACCAGGCCATCAAGGCCTCGCACATCTTCAATCTTTTGGATGCGCGCGGCGTGATCTCGGTCACCGAGCGTCAGGCCTATATCTTGCGCGTGCGCGACCTGGCGAAGGCTTGCTGCGCAGCCTGGCTCAAGACGGACGCGGGCGGTGCGTCGAATGGAGCAGGCCGTGGCTGA
- the glyS gene encoding glycine--tRNA ligase subunit beta, which yields MAELLLEFFSEEIPARMQTRAREDLARLLGEKLKASGLDFEAIKTFATPRRITAVVEGLPKRSPDVSEERKGPRVDAPDKAIEGFLKSAGLGSVDEAETREDKKGSYYVAVIEKPGRDTADVIAEIVPEIVKTFPWPKAMRWGAGKLRWVRPLHSILCILGGKVVDFEVDGIKSGKTTRGHRFMAPKEFDVKSFADYEAKLRKAYVILESDERVAKILDGARARVGEHGLALVEDAGLLAENAGLTEWPVPLMGAFDEEFLSVPPEVLATSMKAHQKCFSVSKGDDLANSFVLVANLEADDGGTSITQGNERVIAARLSDAKFFFDQDLKVSLETRVPQLKDITFHEKLGTQYERVQRIFKLARDLAPLVGADAEDAERAGILCKADLVSDMVGEFPELQGTMGRYYALDQNERPSVANAIADHYKPVGPTDDVPRTPVSIALALADKLDTLVGFWAIDEKPTGSKDPYALRRAALGIIRIVLENGISLRLMDIFESQGEGARGEVDWGGRKVEQRNVDLLDFFADRLKIYLRDQGARHDLVDAVFALGGDDLLMIVARVNALGRFLDTDDGANLLAGTKRAANILRIEEKKDKKTYDEAPDPALLEAPEEKALAKAVDDVEKAAAKAVQDEDFEAAMSAMAKLRAPVDAFFDSVTVNADDPKLRDNRLRLLNRIRNTTKTVADFSKIAG from the coding sequence GTGGCTGAACTCCTGCTCGAATTTTTCTCCGAGGAGATTCCGGCGCGCATGCAGACGCGGGCGCGGGAAGACCTCGCGCGCCTGTTGGGCGAAAAGTTAAAAGCATCTGGCCTCGACTTCGAGGCGATCAAGACCTTTGCCACGCCGCGCCGCATCACGGCGGTGGTTGAAGGGTTGCCCAAGCGCTCGCCCGACGTCAGCGAAGAGCGCAAGGGACCGCGCGTCGATGCGCCGGATAAGGCCATTGAGGGGTTCCTGAAATCCGCCGGCCTCGGCTCGGTCGATGAAGCGGAGACCCGCGAGGACAAGAAGGGCAGCTACTACGTCGCGGTCATCGAAAAGCCGGGACGCGACACCGCCGATGTGATCGCCGAGATCGTGCCGGAGATCGTGAAGACGTTCCCGTGGCCGAAGGCGATGCGCTGGGGCGCCGGCAAGCTGCGCTGGGTGCGGCCTCTACACTCCATACTCTGCATCCTCGGCGGCAAGGTCGTGGACTTCGAAGTCGATGGCATCAAGAGCGGCAAGACCACACGCGGTCATCGCTTCATGGCGCCGAAAGAATTCGACGTGAAGAGCTTCGCCGACTACGAGGCGAAACTGCGCAAGGCCTACGTCATTCTCGAAAGCGACGAACGGGTCGCCAAGATCCTGGATGGCGCGCGCGCGCGGGTCGGGGAGCATGGTCTCGCGCTCGTCGAGGACGCGGGGTTGCTTGCGGAGAATGCCGGTCTAACCGAATGGCCCGTGCCGCTCATGGGCGCGTTCGACGAAGAGTTTCTGAGCGTGCCGCCGGAAGTGCTCGCCACCTCCATGAAGGCGCATCAAAAGTGTTTCTCTGTGTCGAAGGGCGACGATCTTGCCAACAGCTTCGTGCTCGTGGCGAACCTGGAAGCCGATGACGGTGGCACCTCCATCACCCAAGGCAACGAGCGCGTGATCGCCGCGCGATTGTCGGATGCAAAATTCTTCTTCGATCAGGACCTCAAGGTCTCGCTCGAGACACGGGTGCCGCAGCTCAAGGACATCACGTTCCATGAGAAGCTGGGCACCCAGTACGAGCGCGTTCAGCGCATCTTCAAGCTGGCGCGCGATCTAGCCCCGCTTGTCGGCGCGGACGCGGAGGATGCAGAGCGCGCGGGCATTCTCTGCAAGGCCGATCTCGTCAGTGACATGGTCGGCGAGTTCCCCGAGTTGCAAGGCACGATGGGGCGTTACTACGCGCTCGATCAGAACGAGCGGCCCTCCGTCGCCAACGCCATTGCCGATCACTACAAACCTGTCGGTCCTACGGATGACGTGCCGCGTACGCCTGTCTCCATTGCTCTCGCGCTTGCCGATAAGCTCGACACGCTGGTGGGTTTCTGGGCCATCGACGAAAAGCCGACCGGCTCTAAGGACCCTTACGCCTTGCGCCGCGCTGCGCTCGGGATCATCCGGATCGTGCTGGAAAATGGCATCTCGCTACGGCTGATGGACATCTTTGAAAGCCAGGGCGAAGGAGCCCGTGGCGAAGTTGATTGGGGCGGGCGCAAGGTCGAGCAGCGAAACGTCGATCTTCTCGACTTCTTCGCCGACCGCCTGAAAATCTATCTGCGCGACCAAGGTGCACGGCACGATCTGGTGGACGCAGTGTTCGCGCTCGGCGGCGACGATCTGTTGATGATCGTGGCTCGCGTGAACGCGCTCGGCCGCTTTCTCGACACGGACGATGGCGCGAACCTGCTGGCGGGCACCAAGCGTGCGGCCAACATCCTTCGCATCGAGGAGAAGAAGGACAAGAAGACCTACGACGAAGCCCCTGACCCCGCGCTGCTGGAGGCACCGGAAGAAAAGGCGCTGGCGAAAGCGGTCGACGATGTCGAGAAGGCCGCCGCCAAGGCCGTGCAGGACGAGGACTTCGAAGCGGCCATGTCCGCCATGGCCAAGCTGCGCGCGCCCGTCGATGCGTTCTTCGACAGTGTCACCGTCAACGCGGACGATCCGAAGCTGCGTGACAACCGCTTGCGGCTCCTTAACCGCATCCGCAATACGACCAAGACCGTCGCCGATTTCTCAAAGATCGCGGGATAA
- a CDS encoding VOC family protein, which yields MRPHISMITLGVADIAKATEFYERLGFTRSSESQEAVTFMQAGAVVLGLFGRDALKDDAKADDIWTGNGGTAIAMNCADETQVDAMMAQAEAAGAQILKPAEKVFWGGYSGYFADPDGHAWEVAHNPFWTLDETGRVELPA from the coding sequence ATGCGTCCGCATATCAGCATGATCACACTTGGCGTCGCCGACATTGCCAAGGCGACCGAATTCTACGAGCGGCTAGGCTTCACGCGGTCGAGCGAGAGCCAGGAGGCGGTGACGTTCATGCAGGCCGGCGCGGTGGTGCTTGGGCTGTTCGGCCGCGATGCGCTCAAGGACGACGCCAAGGCCGACGACATCTGGACCGGCAACGGCGGCACGGCCATCGCCATGAACTGTGCGGACGAAACGCAGGTCGACGCCATGATGGCGCAGGCCGAGGCGGCGGGCGCGCAGATTCTCAAGCCCGCCGAGAAGGTATTCTGGGGCGGCTATAGCGGCTATTTCGCCGATCCGGACGGCCATGCGTGGGAGGTCGCCCACAATCCGTTCTGGACGCTGGACGAAACCGGCCGCGTCGAGTTACCCGCGTGA
- a CDS encoding gamma-glutamylcyclotransferase family protein, whose translation MSNKAEAEPGHVFVYGTLRQGSNHPMARRLSAQARYVGQARANGRLYDMGWYPAAMFDANAPTRIIGDVFALPPGERLLAELDAYEHGDPNYARIPLEVSLAGTGTVLVWTYGVSAPPNSRVIPGGDFLTHWNAKSRRPIRP comes from the coding sequence GTGAGTAACAAGGCCGAGGCCGAACCAGGCCACGTCTTCGTCTACGGGACGTTGCGCCAGGGCAGCAATCATCCGATGGCGCGGCGTCTCTCCGCACAGGCGCGCTATGTCGGCCAGGCCCGCGCGAACGGCAGGCTCTACGACATGGGCTGGTATCCCGCCGCGATGTTCGACGCGAACGCGCCGACACGCATTATCGGCGACGTATTCGCCTTGCCGCCCGGGGAGCGACTGCTGGCGGAACTCGACGCCTATGAGCATGGCGACCCGAACTATGCGCGCATTCCCCTCGAAGTGTCGCTGGCTGGAACCGGAACTGTCCTCGTCTGGACGTATGGGGTGTCCGCGCCGCCGAACAGCCGCGTCATCCCCGGGGGCGATTTCTTGACCCATTGGAACGCCAAGTCGCGACGTCCCATCCGGCCCTGA
- the ppdK gene encoding pyruvate, phosphate dikinase: protein MAEQTPKWVYSFGGGHADGSAADKDRLGGKGAHLAEMSRIGLPVPPGFTIATDVCAAYYENGRKLPDALRPMVDEALVQMASFSGAQFGDVEHPLLVSVRSGARASMPGMMDTVLNLGLNDQTVEGLARRTDDRRFAYDTYRRFIQMYADVVLGVDHGLFEDILENYKALKGYELDPELQADDWIEIVARFKSLVEKELGLRFPQSLGDQLWGAIAAVFGSWQNARAIAYRRLHDIPDDWGTAVTVQTMVFGNKGDNSATGVVFTRNPSTGENELFGEFLLNAQGEDVVAGLRTPQPLTKQASAANGNGKLSLEEAMPEAFATLKQNCAALERHFRDLQDIEFTIEAGELFMLQTRTGKRSTQAALKIAVDMAGEGIITQEEAVMRIDPAQLDQLLHPTLDPNADMTVLAKGLPASPGAASGEIVFDADEAVHMKSQGHTVILARIETSPEDVQGMHAAAGILTTRGGMTSHAAVVARGMGRPCVAGVAAAHIDLERETLEAAGVVLRKGDIVTIDGSSGKIIKGRVSMRQPDLSPDFATLMEWADGLRRMDVRANADTPADARHARDFGAEGIGLCRTEHMFFQANRIVAMREMILAETKEARRAALAELLPEQRQDFIELFEIMKGLPVTIRLFDPPLHEFLPHEDDAIADVAEAMGVSIERLKRRVAVLSEFNPMLGQRGARLLVSYPEIVDMQARAIIEAAIETGKELHDRVRPEIMVPLVATKRELDIIKDRIAETARAVEKERETTVAFQVGSMVELPRACLVAGEIAESAEFFSFGTNDLTQTTFGLSRDDAGRFLGEYADKGIINHDPFMTLDAAVGELMQIGVERGRAVRPDLKIGICGEHGGDPETIGFCEKIGLSYVSCSPYRVPVARLAAAQAAVKNPAVTDR from the coding sequence ATGGCGGAACAGACGCCCAAATGGGTGTACAGCTTCGGCGGTGGACACGCCGATGGCTCCGCCGCGGACAAGGATCGCCTCGGCGGCAAGGGCGCGCATCTCGCGGAGATGTCGCGCATCGGTCTGCCCGTCCCGCCCGGTTTCACCATCGCCACGGATGTGTGCGCGGCCTATTACGAGAACGGCCGTAAGCTCCCCGACGCGCTGAGACCCATGGTGGACGAGGCGCTTGTGCAAATGGCGTCCTTCAGCGGCGCGCAGTTCGGCGACGTGGAGCATCCGCTACTCGTGTCCGTTCGTTCGGGCGCGCGCGCCTCCATGCCCGGCATGATGGACACTGTCCTCAATCTCGGTCTCAACGACCAAACCGTCGAGGGGCTGGCCCGCCGGACCGATGACCGGCGCTTCGCCTACGACACCTACCGGCGCTTCATCCAGATGTACGCCGATGTGGTGCTGGGCGTCGATCACGGCCTGTTCGAGGATATTCTCGAGAATTACAAGGCGTTGAAAGGCTACGAGCTCGATCCTGAACTTCAGGCGGACGATTGGATCGAGATCGTTGCGCGCTTCAAGTCGCTGGTGGAGAAGGAGCTCGGCCTGCGGTTCCCGCAAAGCCTCGGCGACCAGCTTTGGGGCGCGATCGCCGCCGTGTTCGGGTCCTGGCAGAATGCACGGGCCATCGCTTATAGGCGGTTGCATGACATTCCCGACGACTGGGGCACCGCCGTCACCGTCCAGACCATGGTGTTCGGCAACAAGGGCGACAACAGCGCCACCGGCGTTGTGTTCACCCGCAATCCATCGACCGGCGAGAACGAATTGTTCGGCGAATTTCTCTTGAATGCGCAAGGCGAGGACGTGGTTGCCGGCCTGCGCACGCCTCAGCCCTTGACCAAGCAAGCCAGCGCCGCCAACGGCAATGGCAAGCTGTCTCTCGAAGAGGCGATGCCGGAAGCCTTTGCAACGCTGAAGCAAAACTGCGCCGCCTTGGAACGGCACTTCCGCGACCTGCAGGACATCGAGTTCACGATCGAGGCAGGCGAGCTCTTCATGCTGCAGACCCGCACCGGCAAGCGCTCCACGCAGGCCGCGCTAAAGATCGCTGTCGATATGGCGGGCGAGGGCATCATCACCCAGGAAGAGGCGGTGATGCGGATCGATCCGGCGCAGCTCGACCAGTTGCTGCATCCGACGCTCGATCCCAACGCGGACATGACGGTGCTGGCGAAGGGATTGCCCGCATCGCCCGGCGCCGCGTCCGGTGAGATCGTTTTCGATGCGGACGAAGCGGTGCACATGAAGAGCCAAGGGCACACGGTCATTCTCGCGCGCATCGAGACCTCGCCCGAGGACGTGCAAGGCATGCACGCGGCAGCAGGCATCCTGACAACGCGCGGCGGGATGACGAGCCACGCAGCCGTGGTGGCGCGCGGCATGGGCCGCCCTTGCGTGGCCGGTGTCGCCGCAGCTCATATCGATCTTGAACGCGAAACTTTGGAAGCGGCGGGCGTCGTCCTGCGCAAGGGCGACATCGTCACCATCGACGGCTCTTCCGGAAAGATCATCAAAGGGCGCGTCTCCATGCGGCAGCCCGATCTGTCGCCCGACTTCGCCACCCTGATGGAGTGGGCCGACGGACTGCGGCGTATGGACGTGCGGGCCAATGCGGATACGCCGGCCGATGCCCGGCATGCCCGGGACTTCGGCGCCGAGGGGATCGGCCTGTGCCGGACCGAGCACATGTTTTTCCAGGCCAACCGCATCGTCGCCATGCGCGAGATGATTTTGGCGGAGACGAAGGAGGCGCGCCGGGCCGCTCTCGCCGAGCTCCTGCCGGAGCAACGCCAGGACTTCATCGAACTCTTCGAGATCATGAAGGGCCTGCCGGTGACGATCCGGCTCTTCGATCCGCCGCTGCACGAGTTCCTGCCGCATGAAGACGATGCGATCGCCGACGTGGCGGAGGCCATGGGCGTGAGCATCGAGCGGCTCAAGCGGCGCGTCGCCGTGCTCAGCGAATTCAATCCCATGTTGGGTCAGCGCGGCGCGCGTCTCCTCGTCTCTTATCCGGAGATCGTGGACATGCAGGCGCGGGCGATCATCGAGGCCGCCATCGAGACGGGCAAGGAACTGCATGATCGCGTGCGTCCCGAGATCATGGTGCCGCTCGTTGCCACCAAGCGGGAACTCGACATCATCAAGGACCGTATCGCGGAGACGGCGCGTGCGGTGGAGAAGGAACGCGAAACGACGGTCGCATTTCAGGTCGGATCCATGGTGGAACTGCCCCGGGCCTGTCTCGTCGCCGGCGAGATCGCGGAGTCTGCGGAGTTTTTCTCCTTTGGAACCAACGACCTAACCCAGACCACGTTCGGCCTCAGCCGCGACGACGCGGGCCGTTTTCTCGGGGAATACGCCGACAAAGGCATCATTAACCACGATCCATTTATGACGCTCGACGCTGCCGTCGGCGAACTCATGCAAATCGGCGTGGAGCGGGGCCGTGCGGTTCGTCCGGATCTCAAGATCGGCATTTGCGGCGAACATGGTGGCGACCCGGAAACCATTGGTTTTTGCGAGAAAATCGGGCTGAGCTACGTGTCCTGCTCACCCTATCGGGTGCCCGTCGCGCGCCTTGCCGCAGCCCAGGCGGCCGTGAAAAACCCTGCAGTAACGGATCGTTAG
- a CDS encoding cell wall hydrolase, whose translation MWYAAAALVSLPSIGVGYAAAYGSLFGAEVELYLPAPGTVSNAIRTEDDAEPREVSTAAARLFYEEGKGPRADRFAVTASKPAKPSIMASIAKLPALPGFFTENDDDEGGAVVPVAFVPSQQDQDIGSAVLPTAGYAALFDANYEVDGFRPDPYDIAYRPSEEALKFRYKGETQAEFEERERHCLATAIYFEARGEPLKGQIAVSQVILNRVRSPKFPQTICGVVYQGQYRKGCQFSFTCDGQSDTPRDKALWARAQELSKSFMAGEHWLPEVGYSTFYHADYVRPRWSYRMNKIDKIGRHIFYKKRGEQPYLVEASLSEDSGTDGEAENDSELPTTSLAWAVQAVTGSVNAVTGTSATAPTQVMSLGYGASE comes from the coding sequence ATGTGGTACGCCGCCGCTGCGCTCGTATCGCTCCCGTCAATCGGTGTGGGTTATGCAGCCGCGTACGGCAGCCTGTTTGGCGCCGAGGTCGAGTTGTATCTGCCCGCTCCCGGTACTGTTTCCAACGCAATTCGGACTGAAGACGACGCCGAACCCAGAGAGGTTTCGACCGCCGCCGCCCGTCTGTTCTACGAAGAAGGTAAGGGTCCTCGCGCGGATCGCTTTGCGGTAACCGCCTCGAAGCCGGCCAAGCCGTCGATCATGGCCAGCATCGCCAAGTTGCCTGCGCTGCCGGGGTTCTTTACCGAGAATGATGACGACGAGGGAGGCGCCGTCGTTCCCGTCGCCTTCGTCCCTTCGCAGCAGGATCAAGACATCGGCAGCGCCGTCCTCCCGACGGCGGGTTATGCGGCGCTCTTCGATGCCAACTATGAGGTGGACGGTTTCCGGCCCGACCCCTACGACATCGCCTATCGCCCGTCGGAGGAAGCCCTGAAGTTCCGCTACAAGGGCGAAACTCAGGCCGAGTTCGAAGAGCGCGAGCGCCACTGCTTGGCCACCGCCATCTATTTCGAAGCCCGCGGCGAGCCGCTCAAAGGGCAGATTGCCGTTTCGCAAGTGATCTTGAATCGCGTTCGCAGCCCGAAATTCCCGCAGACGATTTGCGGCGTGGTCTATCAGGGCCAGTACCGCAAAGGCTGCCAGTTCTCCTTTACCTGTGACGGTCAGTCCGACACGCCGCGCGACAAGGCCCTATGGGCCCGCGCCCAAGAGCTCTCCAAGAGCTTCATGGCGGGCGAACATTGGCTGCCAGAAGTCGGCTACTCGACCTTCTACCATGCCGACTATGTGCGGCCGCGCTGGTCGTACCGCATGAACAAGATCGACAAGATCGGTCGGCACATCTTCTACAAGAAGCGTGGCGAACAGCCCTATCTGGTCGAGGCTTCCTTAAGCGAGGACTCCGGGACGGACGGCGAGGCGGAGAACGACAGCGAATTGCCGACGACCTCTCTTGCGTGGGCCGTGCAGGCCGTGACGGGTTCCGTCAATGCGGTCACCGGGACGAGCGCTACTGCTCCCACTCAAGTGATGAGTCTAGGTTACGGGGCGAGTGAGTAA
- the nadC gene encoding carboxylating nicotinate-nucleotide diphosphorylase: MNTPEPLTPLPRHLVEKAVREALEEDLGLAGDITTDPIIPAEARGAAAIVVREPACIAGLDLAEAAFRALDPDVAFDRIVDDGGKAKAGTAIARVEGLTRALLTGERTALNFLGRLCGIATLTAAYVDAVDGTGARIADTRKTTPGLRGLEKYAVRCGGGVNHRFGLYDAVLVKDNHIAAAGGIGAALSHVRARGGHMVKIEVEVDTLDQLREALTYPIDAVLLDNMDVATLEEAVTIAEGKVVTEASGGVTLESVAAIARTGVDLISVGALTHSPRNLDSSLEWEQ, encoded by the coding sequence ATGAATACCCCGGAACCGTTGACACCTCTGCCGCGGCATCTCGTCGAGAAGGCCGTGCGCGAGGCGCTCGAAGAGGATCTCGGCCTCGCGGGCGATATTACCACGGATCCCATTATTCCCGCCGAAGCGCGCGGTGCCGCCGCGATCGTCGTCCGCGAGCCGGCTTGCATCGCCGGCCTCGATCTTGCGGAGGCCGCGTTCCGTGCGCTCGATCCGGACGTGGCCTTCGACCGCATCGTGGACGACGGCGGCAAGGCCAAAGCGGGCACGGCAATCGCCCGGGTCGAAGGCCTGACGCGGGCGCTGCTGACCGGGGAGCGCACCGCGCTGAACTTCCTCGGCCGGCTCTGCGGAATAGCGACACTGACGGCCGCCTATGTGGACGCGGTCGACGGCACCGGCGCGCGGATCGCCGATACGCGCAAGACGACGCCCGGTTTGCGCGGTCTCGAGAAATACGCGGTGCGCTGTGGAGGCGGCGTGAACCACCGTTTCGGCCTCTATGACGCGGTGCTGGTCAAAGACAACCACATTGCCGCGGCCGGCGGGATCGGCGCAGCGCTTTCGCACGTGCGCGCTCGGGGCGGTCACATGGTCAAGATCGAAGTGGAAGTGGACACGCTCGACCAGTTGCGCGAGGCGCTGACCTACCCGATCGACGCGGTCCTGCTGGACAATATGGATGTGGCGACGTTGGAAGAGGCCGTGACAATCGCCGAGGGCAAGGTGGTGACCGAGGCCTCGGGCGGCGTCACGCTGGAAAGTGTCGCGGCAATCGCGCGAACGGGCGTCGACCTGATCTCAGTCGGAGCCCTTACTCACTCGCCCCGTAACCTAGACTCATCACTTGAGTGGGAGCAGTAG